A single Oncorhynchus kisutch isolate 150728-3 linkage group LG19, Okis_V2, whole genome shotgun sequence DNA region contains:
- the wnt7ba gene encoding protein Wnt-7b: MLIVSSRSALLSVYYPQIFLILTSGSYLALSSVVALGANIICNKIPGLAPRQRALCQSRPDAIIVIGEGAQQGINECQYQFRYGRWNCSALGERTVFGQELRVGSREAAFTYSITAAGVAHSVTAACSQGNLSQCGCDREKQGYHDQEEGWKWGGCSANIKYGVEFSRRFVDAREIKKNARRLMNLHNNEAGRKILEEHMKLECKCHGVSGSCTTKTCWITLPKFREIGYILKERYSEAVQVEPVRASRLRQPSFLRLKEARGYQKPTDTDLVYLERSPNYCEEDTATGSTGTRGRLCNHTSPHTDGCNLMCCGRGHNTHQYTRVWQCNCKFQWCCFVKCNTCSEKSEVFTCK; this comes from the exons ATGCTCATTGTCTCGTCCCGCAGTGCGCTGCTGTCCGTCTACTATCCCCAGATCTTCCTCATCCTCACCAGCGGTAGCTACCT ggcACTGTCCTCGGTGGTAGCATTGGGCGCTAACATCATCTGCAACAAGATCCCTGGGCTGGCCCCTAGACAGCGCGCactctgccagagccgcccggaTGCCATCATCGTCATCGGTGAGGGTGCCCAGCAGGGCATCAATGAGTGCCAGTACCAGTTCCGCTATGGCCGCTGGAACTGCTCCGCCCTGGGCGAGAGGACCGTCTTCGGACAAGAGCTGAGAGTAG GCAGCCGAGAGGCGGCGTTCACCTATTCCATTACGGCGGCTGGCGTGGCACATTCGGTGACAGCGGCGTGTAGTCAGGGCAACCTGAGCCAGTGTGGCTGCGACAGGGAGAAGCAGGGCTACCATGACCAGGAGGAGGGCTGGAAGTGGGGAGGCTGCTCGGCCAACATCAAGTACGGCGTGGAGTTCTCCAGACGCTTCGTGGATGCCCGAGAGATCAAGAAGAACGCCCGACGTCTGATGAACCTGCATAATAATGAGGCAGGACGAAAG atCCTGGAGGAGCATATGAAGTTGGAGTGTAAGTGTCACGGCGTGTCAGGCTCCTGCACCACCAAGACCTGCTGGATCACCTTACCCAAGTTCCGGGAGATTGGCTACATCCTGAAAGAGCGCTACAGCGAGGCGGTCCAAGTCGAACCGGTCCGGGCCTCCCGTCTCCGCCAACCATCCTTCCTTCGGCTGAAGGAGGCGCGGGGCTACCAGAAACCCACGGACACAGATCTGGTCTACCTGGAGAGGTCTCCTAACTACTGCGAGGAGGACACGGCAACAGGGAGCACAGGGACGCGGGGGAGGCTGTGTAACCACACGTCACCCCATACCGACGGCTGCAATCTGATGTGTTGTGGTAGAGGCCACAACACCCACCAGTATACCCGCGTGTGGCAGTGCAACTGCAAGTTCCAGTGGTGCTGTTTTGTGAAGTGTAACACGTGCAGCGAGAAGTCTGAGGTGTTCACCTGCAAATAA